From a region of the Colias croceus chromosome 30, ilColCroc2.1 genome:
- the LOC123704514 gene encoding uncharacterized protein LOC123704514: MRKIAVEENKTQKPFLQRLDAAKTISCSQLFNKNFEKMSQQAQDFLFMQLKMANRKKKAMRYTTSEKHLALTLMKESPKGYRLLQKIFNLPSKRTLNRLAENIIFNVGLNDNIFRVIKHKTQKWDTKKKLCSILFDEVALTPHLTYVESQDEIRGFKDFGYGRALRFCDHALVFMLKGVCSNWRQPICFYFCEGTTAGATVVRILKEVVTKVSESGLIPLALVCDQGSTFRTAINMLKLETARKRILNDECNDGTIEVSGRQLSVVFDPPHLLKGLRNNLLTKDMLFKGQVATWKDIQTVFDADCQLGHTRMHKKLTEHHVYAAKMKKMKVSVAAQTLSATTSGMLKYTALFKTTASGQNVSETMATTGEAVEFIDKLFDSVNGSRGSTVRGKLRGPIKPITHQIFSFWTEAKKILKNIKFIDANSKKARKNNKIYKVRVPSLNGWVTTVESFERLSKLLFEKYEIEYFYPRNINQDPLENFFGRIRAINYRNVNPDANTFMNAFKSLLMSNVMGPHSIYANCEDDVGDTVVDFLKLISSSNVDESSSSTFDEDKENATCTRPIIANNISSSNCNQSLNTVNERLRVHSSAYTAGYMCRRVTKKFKCRRCSETYTQKKRDIFHKWIEQREYTLLKHRNNLTYPSKKFLMFYRDISGLIHDYLNKYAYETCLKKHLDMR, translated from the exons atgaggaAAATTGCTGTCGAAGAAAACAAGACTCAGAAGCCATTTTTGCAAAGATTGGATGCTGCTAAGACAATTAGCTGCAGccaattgtttaataaaaattttgagaAAATGTCACAACAAGCCCAAGATTTTCTATTCATGCAATTAAAAATGGCAAACAGAAAGAAGAAGGCAATGAGATACACAACCAGTGAAAAGCATTTGGCGTTGACCCTAATGAAAGAAAGCCCGAAAGGATATCGGTTGctccaaaaaatatttaatttgccCAGTAAACGAACTTTAAATCGTTTGGCTGAAAATATCATTTTCAATGTGGGGCTAAATGACAATATTTTTCGAGTAATAAAGCATAAAACACAGAAATGGGACACAAAGAAGAAACTGTGTTCTATTTTGTTTGATGAGGTTGCTCTTACACCTCATCTCACTTATGTTGAGTCCCAAGATGAGATAAGAGGATTTAAAGACTTTGGGTATGGAAGAGCACTAAGGTTTTGCGATCATGCCTTGGTATTCATGCTAAAAGGAGTGTGCTCAAACTGGAGACAACCTATATGTTTCTACTTTTGTGAGGGAACAACTGCAGGTGCTACAGTAGTTAGAATTTTAAAGGAAGTGGTCACTAAAGTGTCAGAGTCAGGGCTGATACCTTTAGCTCTTGTATGTGACCAGGGCTCGACTTTTAGAACAGCCATAAATATGTTGAAATTGGAGACTGCACGCAAAAGGATTTTAAATGATGAATGCAATG ATGGAACTATTGAGGTGTCAGGACGACAGTTAAGTGTAGTGTTTGATCCCCCACACCTACTTAAGGGCCTTAGGAACAACCTGCTCACGAAAGACATGCTCTTCAAAGGCCAAGTTGCCACATGGAAGGATATACAAACAGTATTTGATGCTGATTGCCAACTAGGTCACACTAGAATGCATAAAAAGCTGACAGAGCACCATGTTTACGCAGCAAAAATGAAGAAGATGAAAGTTAGTGTAGCTGCCCAAACTCTGAGTGCAACTACCAGTGGAATGCTTAAATACACTGCATTGTTCA AAACTACAGCCTCGGGTCAAAATGTCAGTGAGACAATGGCCACAACAGGCGAAGCTGTGGAGTTCATTGACAAGCTATTTGATAGTGTGAACGGTTCTCGAGGAAGCACTGTCCGGGGCAAACTGCGTGGACCTATAAAGCCAATAACACATCAAATTTTCAGTTTTTGGACAGAAgccaaaaaaatattgaaaaatataaaatttattgatgCAAATAGCAAGAAAGctcgaaaaaataataaaatctataaggTTCGAGTTCCTTCTCTTAATGGATGGGTTACAACTGTCGAGAGTTTTGAAAGGTTGTCTAAACTGTTGTtcgaaaaatatgaaatagaatatttttatcctaGAAATATAAATCAGGATCCTCTAGAGAACTTTTTTGGTAGGATCAGAGCCATCAATTATAGGAATGTCAATCCTGATGCAAATACATTTATGAATGCGTTTAAATCCTTACTGATGTCCAATGTTATGGGTCCACATTCGATATACGCAAACTGTGAGGATGATGTAGGAGACACAGTAGtcgattttttaaaactcATATCCTCATCCAATGTTGATGAGAGTTCCTCATCAACATTTGATGAGGATAAAGAAAATGCCACGTGTACTAGACCCATAATAGCAAATAACATCAGCAGCAGCAATTGCAACCAATCTCTAAACACAGTGAATGAAAGATTGCGCGTGCACTCTTCTGCATATACAGCGGGGTATATGTGCAGGAGAgtgacaaaaaaatttaagtgTAGGAGATGCTCTGAGACTTATACCCAAAAAAAAAGagatatatttcataaatggATCGAACAAAGAGAATACACCCTTTTAAAACATCGCAATAATTTAACCTATCCATCaaagaaatttttaatgttttataggGATATCTCGGGCCTTATACATGATTACTTGAATAAATATGCATATGaaacatgtttaaaaaaac ATCTTGACATGCGGTGA